One window from the genome of Enterobacter asburiae encodes:
- the ytfT gene encoding galactofuranose ABC transporter, ATP-binding protein YtfT, which produces MMPRSLSQTGESKRRFSWPTGTPQIAALLVVLLVDSLVAPHFFQIIVQDGRLFGSPIDILNRAAPVALLAIGMTLVIATGGIDLSVGAVMAIAGATAASMTVAGHSLPVVLLAALGTGVLAGLWNGILVAVLKIQPFVATLILMVAGRGVAQLITSGQIVTFNSPSLAWLGSGNLLFFPTPVIIALATLVVFWLFTRKTALGMFIEAVGINIRAARNAGVNTRLMVMLTYVLSGVCAAIAGIIVAADIRGADANNAGLWLELDAILAVVIGGGSLMGGRFNLLLSVIGALIIQGMNTGILLSGFQPELNQVVKAVVVLCVLIVQSPRFVSIIKGIRGHDKT; this is translated from the coding sequence GTGATGCCCCGTTCGCTTTCGCAAACCGGTGAGTCAAAGCGCCGCTTTAGCTGGCCGACCGGCACGCCGCAAATCGCGGCGCTGCTGGTGGTGCTGCTGGTGGATAGCCTGGTCGCGCCGCATTTTTTCCAGATTATCGTGCAGGATGGCCGCCTGTTTGGCAGCCCGATAGACATCCTGAACCGTGCCGCGCCGGTGGCGCTGCTGGCCATCGGGATGACGCTGGTCATCGCCACCGGTGGGATTGACCTCTCCGTCGGCGCGGTGATGGCTATTGCCGGGGCTACGGCCGCCTCCATGACCGTGGCCGGACACAGCCTGCCGGTGGTCCTGCTGGCGGCCTTAGGCACCGGCGTGCTGGCTGGATTATGGAACGGCATTCTGGTGGCGGTGCTGAAAATTCAGCCCTTTGTCGCCACCCTTATCTTAATGGTGGCCGGGCGCGGCGTGGCGCAGCTGATTACCTCCGGACAAATTGTCACCTTTAACTCCCCGAGCCTGGCGTGGCTCGGTAGCGGCAACCTTCTGTTCTTCCCGACGCCGGTAATTATTGCCCTGGCCACGCTCGTTGTCTTTTGGCTCTTCACCCGCAAAACGGCGCTGGGCATGTTCATTGAGGCCGTCGGGATCAACATCCGCGCCGCGCGCAACGCCGGGGTCAACACCCGGCTGATGGTGATGCTGACCTACGTGCTGAGCGGCGTGTGCGCCGCCATTGCCGGGATCATCGTCGCGGCGGATATTCGCGGGGCCGACGCCAACAACGCGGGACTCTGGCTGGAGCTGGACGCGATCCTCGCGGTGGTGATCGGCGGAGGATCGCTGATGGGCGGGCGCTTTAACCTGCTGCTCTCGGTGATAGGTGCCCTGATCATTCAGGGCATGAACACCGGGATCCTGCTTTCGGGATTCCAGCCGGAGCTTAACCAGGTGGTGAAGGCGGTGGTCGTGCTCTGCGTGCTGATCGTCCAGTCGCCGCGCTTTG
- the ytfR gene encoding galactofuranose ABC transporter, ATP-binding protein YtfR → MKTEQHQEILRTEGLSKFFPGVKALDSVDFSLRRGEIMALLGENGAGKSTLIKSLTGVYHADRGTIWLEGNAISPKNTAHAQQLGIGTVYQEVNLLPNMSVADNLFIGREPRRFGLLRRKEMEARATKLMESYGFSLDVREPLNRFSVAMQQIVAICRAIDLSAKVLILDEPTASLDTQEVEMLFTLMRQLRDQGVSLIFVTHFLDQVYEVSDRITVLRNGSFVGCRETRELPQIELVKMMLGRELETNALQRAGRTLLSEKPVAAFSDYGKKGVISPFNLEVRPGEIVGLAGLLGSGRTETAEVIFGIKPADSGSALIKGKPQTLRSPHQASCLGVGFCPEDRKTDGIIAAASVRENIILALQAQRGWLRPIPRKEQNAIAERFIRQLGIRTPSAEQPIEFLSGGNQQKVLLSRWLLTKPQFLILDEPTRGIDVGAHAEIIRLIETLCADGLALLVISSELEELVGYADRVIIMRDRKQVAEIPLDKLSVPAIMNAIAA, encoded by the coding sequence ATGAAAACTGAACAACACCAGGAAATCCTCCGCACAGAGGGCTTGAGTAAATTCTTTCCCGGCGTAAAGGCGCTGGATAGCGTTGATTTCAGCCTCCGGCGCGGTGAGATTATGGCGCTGCTGGGCGAGAACGGCGCGGGAAAATCGACGCTGATTAAATCCCTCACCGGCGTTTATCACGCCGATCGCGGCACCATCTGGCTGGAAGGCAACGCCATTTCGCCAAAAAATACCGCCCATGCCCAACAGCTGGGGATCGGGACGGTGTACCAGGAAGTGAACCTGCTGCCGAACATGTCGGTGGCGGATAACCTGTTTATTGGCCGTGAGCCACGCCGTTTTGGCCTGCTGCGCCGCAAAGAGATGGAAGCGCGGGCGACAAAGCTGATGGAATCGTACGGCTTCTCCCTCGACGTCCGCGAGCCGCTGAACCGCTTTTCCGTGGCGATGCAGCAGATCGTCGCCATTTGTCGCGCGATCGATCTCTCCGCGAAGGTCCTCATCCTCGACGAACCCACCGCCAGCCTCGATACCCAGGAAGTGGAGATGCTCTTTACCCTGATGCGCCAGCTGCGCGATCAGGGCGTCAGCCTGATCTTCGTTACCCACTTCCTCGATCAGGTTTATGAGGTAAGCGATCGCATTACGGTGCTGCGCAACGGCAGCTTTGTCGGCTGCCGCGAAACCCGCGAGCTGCCGCAGATTGAGCTGGTCAAAATGATGCTGGGCCGCGAGCTGGAAACCAACGCCCTCCAGCGCGCAGGGCGCACGCTGCTGAGCGAGAAACCGGTCGCCGCCTTCAGCGATTACGGCAAGAAAGGGGTGATTTCCCCGTTTAACCTGGAAGTCCGCCCGGGCGAAATTGTCGGCCTGGCGGGCCTGCTGGGATCCGGCCGGACCGAAACCGCTGAGGTGATCTTCGGGATCAAGCCAGCCGACAGCGGCAGCGCGCTGATCAAGGGCAAACCGCAAACCCTGCGATCGCCGCATCAGGCATCGTGTCTGGGCGTCGGCTTCTGCCCGGAAGACCGGAAAACGGACGGCATTATCGCCGCGGCCTCGGTGCGGGAAAATATCATTCTGGCGCTGCAGGCGCAGCGCGGCTGGTTAAGGCCTATCCCACGAAAAGAGCAAAACGCCATAGCCGAGCGCTTTATCCGCCAGCTCGGCATCCGCACGCCGAGCGCGGAACAGCCTATTGAATTTCTTTCCGGCGGTAACCAGCAGAAGGTTCTCCTCTCGCGCTGGCTGCTGACCAAACCCCAGTTCCTGATCCTCGACGAACCAACGCGCGGCATTGACGTGGGTGCGCACGCTGAAATTATTCGTCTGATCGAAACGCTGTGCGCGGACGGTCTGGCGCTGCTGGTCATTTCGTCCGAGCTGGAAGAGCTGGTGGGCTATGCCGATCGCGTCATCATCATGCGCGATCGCAAACAGGTGGCAGAGATCCCGCTGGATAAGCTGTCCGTTCCGGCAATCATGAATGCCATCGCGGCGTAA
- the ytfQ gene encoding galactofuranose ABC transporter substrate-binding protein YtfQ — translation MWKRLLLVTAVSAAMSSMAMAAPLTVGFSQVGSESGWRAAETNVAKSEAQKRGITLKIADGQQKQENQIKAVRSFIAQGVDAIFIAPVVATGWEPVLKEAKDAEIPVFLLDRSIDVKDKSLYMTTVTANNVLEGQLIGDWLVKQVDGKPCNVVELQGTVGASVAIDRKKGFAEAIAKAPNIKIIRSQSGDFTRSKGKEVMESFIKAENNGKNICMVYAHNDDMVIGAIQAIKEAGLKPGKDILTGSIDGVPDIYKAMIDGEANASVELTPNMAGPAFDALEKFKKDGTMPEKVTVTKSTLYLPDTAKEELEKKKNMGY, via the coding sequence ATGTGGAAGCGCTTACTCCTGGTCACAGCAGTTTCGGCAGCCATGTCGTCTATGGCGATGGCCGCTCCCTTAACCGTAGGTTTTTCGCAAGTCGGCTCTGAATCTGGCTGGCGAGCGGCAGAAACCAACGTGGCGAAAAGCGAGGCTCAGAAACGCGGCATTACCCTGAAAATCGCCGATGGTCAGCAAAAACAAGAGAATCAGATCAAAGCCGTGCGCTCCTTTATCGCCCAGGGCGTGGATGCCATCTTTATTGCACCCGTCGTGGCGACCGGCTGGGAACCCGTCCTGAAGGAAGCGAAAGACGCTGAGATCCCGGTCTTCCTGCTCGACCGTTCCATCGACGTCAAAGACAAATCCCTCTATATGACCACCGTCACCGCCAACAACGTGCTTGAAGGGCAATTGATTGGCGACTGGCTGGTGAAGCAGGTTGACGGCAAGCCGTGTAACGTCGTTGAGCTGCAGGGCACCGTCGGCGCGAGCGTGGCCATCGACCGTAAAAAAGGCTTTGCTGAAGCCATCGCTAAAGCGCCAAACATCAAGATCATCCGCTCTCAGTCCGGCGACTTTACGCGTAGTAAAGGTAAAGAGGTCATGGAGAGCTTCATTAAGGCTGAAAACAACGGCAAGAACATCTGCATGGTTTACGCCCACAACGATGACATGGTGATCGGTGCGATTCAGGCGATTAAAGAAGCGGGCCTGAAGCCGGGCAAAGATATCCTCACCGGCTCTATCGACGGCGTGCCGGACATCTATAAAGCGATGATCGACGGCGAAGCCAACGCCAGCGTGGAGCTGACGCCAAACATGGCGGGCCCGGCATTCGACGCGCTGGAGAAATTCAAGAAAGACGGCACGATGCCTGAGAAGGTGACGGTCACCAAGTCCACGCTCTACCTGCCTGACACGGCGAAAGAAGAGTTAGAGAAGAAGAAAAATATGGGCTACTAA
- the ppa gene encoding inorganic diphosphatase has protein sequence MSLLNVPAGKELPEDIYVVIEIPANADPIKYEVDKESGALFVDRFMSTAMFYPCNYGYINHTLSLDGDPVDVLVPTPYPLEPGSVIRCRPVGVLKMTDESGEDAKLVAVPHTKLSKEYDHIKDVNDLPELLKAQITHFFEHYKDLEKGKWVKVDGWDNAEAAKAEIIASFERAAKK, from the coding sequence ATGAGCTTACTCAACGTCCCAGCGGGTAAAGAACTGCCAGAAGACATCTACGTAGTTATCGAAATCCCGGCTAACGCAGATCCGATCAAATACGAAGTGGACAAAGAGAGCGGCGCCCTGTTCGTAGACCGTTTCATGTCTACCGCGATGTTCTATCCGTGCAACTACGGTTACATCAACCACACCCTGTCTCTGGACGGTGACCCGGTTGACGTGCTGGTCCCAACGCCATACCCACTGGAGCCAGGCTCCGTCATTCGCTGCCGTCCAGTTGGCGTGCTGAAAATGACCGACGAATCCGGTGAAGATGCGAAGCTGGTTGCGGTACCGCACACCAAGCTGAGCAAAGAATACGATCACATCAAAGATGTGAACGACCTGCCAGAGCTGCTGAAAGCGCAGATCACTCACTTCTTCGAGCACTACAAAGACCTCGAAAAAGGCAAGTGGGTTAAAGTTGACGGCTGGGACAACGCAGAAGCGGCGAAAGCAGAAATCATCGCCTCTTTCGAACGCGCTGCTAAGAAGTAA
- a CDS encoding gamma-glutamylcyclotransferase family protein, with translation MRIFVYGSLRTKQGNSHWMTNALLLGNYNIENYQLYSLGHYPGAVPGEGTVQGEVYRIDNATLAELDALRTRGGEYARQLIQTPYGSAWMYVYQRPVEGLTRIVSGNWLDRDQY, from the coding sequence ATGCGAATATTTGTCTACGGCAGTTTACGAACCAAGCAAGGCAACAGTCACTGGATGACCAATGCCCTGCTGCTGGGGAATTACAATATCGAGAACTACCAGTTGTACAGCCTGGGCCACTATCCAGGCGCGGTTCCGGGCGAAGGAACAGTACAGGGTGAAGTCTATCGTATTGATAACGCGACGCTTGCCGAACTTGATGCCTTGCGCACCAGGGGCGGTGAATACGCACGCCAGTTGATCCAGACGCCGTACGGAAGTGCGTGGATGTATGTCTATCAGCGTCCGGTCGAAGGGTTAACGCGGATTGTAAGCGGTAACTGGTTAGACAGAGACCAGTACTGA
- the tamB gene encoding autotransporter assembly complex protein TamB, whose product MSLWKKISLGVLIFIVLLLGTVAFLVGTTTGLHLLFNAANRWVPGLEIGQVTGGWRDLRLKNIRYEQPGVAVNAGEFHLAVKLGCLRDSKLCVNDLSLKDVNVAIDSKKMPKSAPVEEEDSGPLNLSTPYPIALYRVALDNVNIKIDDTTVSVMDFTSGLRWQEKNLTLTPTSLQGLLIALPKVADVAQEEIVEPKIQNPQPEEKPLGETLKDLFSKPVLPEMTDVHLPLNLNIEEFKGEQLRLTGDTDLTVYTMLLKVSSIDGSMKLDALDIDTNQGSVNASGNALLRDSWPVDITLNSALNIDPLKGEKVKVKVGGALREKLDVGVNLSGPVDMVLRAQTQLAEAGLPLNLEVVSKQLSWPFTGEKQFQADDLKLKLSGKMTDYTLSFRTAVKGQGVPPANITLDAKGNEQQVNLDKLTVAALEGKTELTALLDWQQAISWRGELKLTGINTAKEVPDWPSKLDGLIKTRGSLYGGTWQMDVPEIKLTGNVKQNKVNVEGSVKGNSYLQWVIPGLHVALGRNTADIKGELGVKDLNLDATIDAPNLDNALPGLGGTAKGLVKVRGTVDAPQLLADITANNLRWQELSVARVRVEGDVKSTDQIGGNLNLRVERISQPDVNINLVTLDAKGNEKQHDLQLRVQGEPVSGQLHLTGSFDRKEERWKGTLDNTRFNTPVGPLALSRSIALDYRNAEQKISIGPHCWTNPNAELCVPQTIDAGAEGRAQINLNRFDLAMLKPFMPDTTQASGVFSGKADVAWDTTKEGLPQGSVTLSGRNVKVTQEVNDAPLPVAFDTLNLSADLHNNRAQLGWTIRLTNNGQLDGQVQITDPQGRRNLGGNVNIRNFNLAMVNPIFARGEKAEGMVNANLRLAGNVQSPQLFGQLRLSGVDIDGNFMPFDMQPSQIAMNFNGMSSTLSGSVLTQQGQINLSGDADWSQIDNWRARIAAKGSRVRITVPPMVRLDVSPDVVFEATPSLFTLDGRVDVPWARIVVHDVPESAVGVSSDEVMLNENLKPVEQKSAGIPINSNLIVHVGNNVRLDAFGLKARLTGDLKVAQDKQGLGLNGQITIPQGRFHAYGQDLIVRKGELLFSGPPDQPLLNIEAIRNPEATEDDVIAGVRVTGSADEPKAEIFSDPAMSQQEALSYLLRGQGLNSGQSDSAAMTSMLVGLGVAQSGQVVGKIGETFGVSNLALDTEGVGDSSQVVVSGYVLPGLQVKYGVGIFDSLATLTLRYRLMPKLYLEAVSGVDQALDLLYQFEF is encoded by the coding sequence ATGAGTTTATGGAAGAAAATAAGCCTCGGGGTGCTGATTTTTATCGTGCTGCTGCTCGGTACGGTGGCGTTTCTGGTGGGAACGACGACCGGGCTGCATCTGCTGTTTAACGCTGCGAACCGCTGGGTGCCGGGGCTGGAGATTGGTCAGGTGACGGGCGGCTGGCGCGATCTGCGTCTGAAGAACATCCGCTACGAGCAGCCGGGCGTGGCGGTGAACGCCGGGGAGTTCCATCTCGCGGTGAAGCTGGGCTGCCTGCGTGACAGCAAGCTCTGCGTCAACGATCTGTCGCTTAAAGACGTCAACGTGGCGATAGATTCGAAAAAAATGCCGAAGTCTGCGCCGGTCGAGGAAGAGGACAGCGGCCCTCTGAATCTCTCCACGCCGTACCCGATCGCGCTCTATCGGGTGGCGCTGGATAACGTCAATATCAAAATCGACGACACCACCGTGTCCGTGATGGATTTCACCTCCGGCCTGCGCTGGCAGGAGAAAAACCTCACCCTGACGCCTACGTCCCTGCAGGGCTTGCTGATCGCGCTGCCGAAGGTGGCCGACGTGGCGCAGGAGGAGATCGTCGAGCCGAAGATCCAGAACCCGCAGCCGGAAGAGAAGCCGCTGGGCGAAACGCTGAAAGATCTCTTCTCGAAGCCTGTCCTGCCGGAAATGACCGACGTTCACCTGCCGCTGAACCTCAACATTGAGGAGTTCAAAGGCGAGCAGCTGCGCCTGACCGGCGATACCGATCTGACGGTCTACACAATGCTGCTGAAAGTCAGCAGCATTGACGGCAGCATGAAGCTCGACGCGCTGGATATCGACACCAATCAGGGCTCGGTGAATGCATCGGGGAATGCGCTGCTGCGCGACAGCTGGCCCGTGGATATTACGCTGAACAGCGCGCTAAACATCGATCCGCTGAAAGGCGAAAAGGTGAAGGTCAAAGTGGGCGGGGCGCTGCGCGAGAAGCTGGACGTCGGGGTCAATCTCTCCGGCCCGGTGGACATGGTCCTGCGCGCGCAAACGCAGCTGGCGGAAGCCGGGCTACCGCTCAATCTTGAGGTTGTCAGCAAGCAGCTTTCCTGGCCGTTCACCGGCGAAAAGCAGTTCCAGGCCGATGACCTGAAGCTAAAGCTGAGCGGCAAGATGACCGACTACACGCTTTCGTTCCGCACCGCGGTGAAGGGGCAGGGCGTACCGCCCGCGAACATCACGCTGGATGCGAAGGGCAACGAACAGCAGGTCAACCTCGACAAGCTGACCGTCGCGGCGCTGGAGGGCAAAACCGAGCTGACCGCGCTGCTCGACTGGCAGCAGGCGATCAGCTGGCGCGGCGAGCTGAAGCTGACGGGCATTAACACCGCCAAAGAGGTGCCGGACTGGCCGTCAAAACTGGATGGCCTGATCAAAACCCGCGGCAGCCTGTACGGCGGCACGTGGCAGATGGACGTGCCGGAAATTAAGCTCACCGGCAACGTGAAGCAGAACAAGGTTAACGTTGAAGGTTCGGTGAAAGGCAACAGCTATCTGCAGTGGGTTATCCCGGGTCTGCACGTGGCGTTGGGCCGCAACACGGCGGATATCAAAGGCGAGCTGGGGGTAAAAGATCTCAATCTTGACGCCACCATCGACGCGCCGAATCTGGATAACGCCCTGCCGGGTCTGGGCGGCACCGCGAAAGGGCTGGTGAAGGTGCGCGGCACGGTCGACGCGCCGCAGCTGCTGGCGGACATTACCGCCAATAACCTGCGCTGGCAGGAGCTGAGCGTGGCCCGCGTTCGCGTGGAAGGGGATGTGAAATCCACCGATCAGATCGGCGGTAACCTGAACCTGCGCGTGGAGCGCATTTCTCAGCCGGACGTGAACATTAACCTGGTCACCCTGGACGCCAAAGGGAACGAGAAGCAGCACGATCTCCAGCTGCGCGTGCAGGGCGAGCCGGTCTCCGGCCAGCTGCACCTGACCGGCAGCTTTGACCGCAAGGAAGAACGCTGGAAAGGAACGCTGGACAACACCCGCTTCAACACCCCGGTCGGGCCGCTGGCGCTGTCGCGCTCCATCGCGCTGGACTACCGCAACGCCGAGCAGAAGATCAGCATTGGGCCACACTGCTGGACCAACCCGAATGCGGAGCTGTGCGTGCCGCAGACCATTGATGCGGGTGCGGAAGGACGCGCGCAGATCAACCTCAACCGCTTCGATCTGGCGATGCTGAAGCCGTTTATGCCGGACACGACCCAGGCCAGCGGCGTCTTCAGCGGGAAGGCCGATGTGGCCTGGGACACCACCAAAGAGGGGCTGCCGCAGGGCAGCGTCACGCTGTCCGGGCGTAACGTGAAGGTGACGCAGGAGGTCAACGATGCGCCGCTTCCGGTAGCGTTCGACACCCTGAACCTGAGTGCTGACCTGCATAACAATCGCGCACAGCTGGGGTGGACAATCCGCCTGACCAACAACGGTCAGCTGGACGGGCAGGTCCAGATTACCGATCCGCAGGGACGGCGTAATCTGGGCGGCAACGTCAACATTCGTAACTTCAACCTGGCGATGGTGAACCCGATTTTCGCGCGCGGGGAAAAAGCAGAGGGCATGGTGAACGCTAACCTGCGCCTGGCCGGCAACGTGCAAAGCCCGCAGCTGTTCGGCCAGCTGCGCCTCAGCGGCGTGGATATCGACGGCAACTTCATGCCGTTCGATATGCAGCCCAGCCAGATTGCGATGAACTTCAACGGCATGAGCTCGACGCTGAGCGGCTCGGTGCTCACCCAGCAGGGGCAAATCAACCTGAGCGGCGACGCGGACTGGAGCCAGATCGATAACTGGCGCGCCCGCATCGCGGCGAAGGGGAGCCGGGTACGCATCACCGTACCGCCGATGGTGCGCCTGGACGTCTCGCCTGATGTGGTCTTTGAAGCCACGCCAAGCCTCTTCACGCTTGACGGACGCGTCGACGTACCGTGGGCGCGCATCGTGGTTCACGACGTGCCGGAAAGTGCGGTCGGCGTCTCAAGTGATGAAGTTATGCTCAATGAAAATCTGAAACCTGTCGAACAGAAGAGCGCTGGCATACCGATTAATAGTAACCTTATCGTGCACGTGGGGAATAACGTGCGGTTGGATGCGTTTGGGCTGAAGGCGAGGCTCACGGGCGACCTGAAGGTGGCGCAGGATAAACAAGGGCTTGGCCTGAACGGGCAGATCACTATCCCTCAAGGGCGTTTCCACGCCTATGGTCAGGATCTGATTGTGCGCAAAGGCGAGCTTTTATTCTCCGGTCCACCGGATCAGCCCCTGTTGAACATCGAAGCGATTCGTAACCCGGAAGCGACGGAAGACGACGTCATTGCTGGCGTTCGCGTCACCGGTTCTGCTGACGAGCCGAAGGCGGAGATCTTCTCTGACCCGGCGATGTCGCAGCAGGAAGCTCTCTCTTATCTGCTGCGTGGACAAGGTCTGAACAGCGGACAAAGCGACAGCGCGGCGATGACCTCGATGTTAGTGGGTCTGGGGGTTGCACAAAGTGGGCAGGTTGTGGGTAAAATCGGCGAGACGTTCGGCGTAAGCAATCTGGCGCTGGACACCGAGGGCGTGGGTGACTCCTCGCAGGTGGTGGTCAGCGGCTATGTGCTGCCGGGTCTGCAGGTAAAATATGGTGTGGGGATCTTTGACTCACTGGCAACACTCACGTTACGCTATCGCCTGATGCCTAAGCTATATCTGGAAGCAGTGTCCGGCGTAGACCAGGCACTTGATCTGCTCTATCAGTTTGAGTTTTAG